The following proteins are co-located in the Polymorphospora rubra genome:
- the leuE gene encoding leucine efflux protein LeuE — MLGTIDLGTYVLGTIAIILLPGPNSLFVLSTAARRGVPAGYKAAAGVFLGDTVLMVLSAAGIASLLRAYPPIFLVIKYAGAAYLGYVALTMFRAAWRRFQVRNDPDTPPLIHAAEPAAVRHPFRRAAVISVLNPKAILFFVSFFIQFVDPSYAHPALSFLLLGAIAQAGSVLYLSVLIFTGTFLAARFRERRRLAAGATTGIGVLFLGFSVKLATASGG; from the coding sequence ATGCTCGGCACCATCGACCTGGGGACCTACGTCCTGGGCACCATCGCGATCATCCTGCTGCCCGGCCCCAACTCGCTCTTCGTCCTGTCCACCGCCGCCCGCCGTGGGGTACCCGCCGGCTACAAGGCCGCCGCCGGGGTGTTCCTCGGCGACACCGTGCTGATGGTGCTGTCGGCCGCCGGAATCGCGTCGCTGCTGCGGGCGTACCCACCGATCTTCCTGGTGATCAAGTACGCCGGCGCGGCGTACCTGGGCTACGTCGCACTGACCATGTTCCGGGCCGCCTGGCGGCGCTTCCAGGTCCGCAACGACCCGGACACTCCCCCGCTCATCCACGCCGCCGAGCCGGCCGCGGTCCGGCACCCGTTCCGTCGCGCCGCCGTGATCAGCGTGCTGAACCCGAAGGCGATCCTGTTCTTCGTCTCGTTCTTCATCCAGTTCGTCGACCCGTCGTACGCCCACCCGGCACTGTCGTTCCTGCTGCTCGGCGCGATCGCCCAGGCCGGCAGCGTGCTCTACCTGAGCGTGCTGATCTTCACCGGCACGTTCCTGGCCGCCCGGTTCCGGGAACGGCGCCGGCTCGCCGCCGGCGCCACCACCGGCATCGGCGTCCTCTTCCTGGGCTTCAGCGTCAAACTCGCCACCGCGAGCGGCGGCTAG
- a CDS encoding bifunctional pyridoxamine 5'-phosphate oxidase family protein/GNAT family N-acetyltransferase, translated as MGDYPQTPRTTANRIRDRIAYGRATAHAILDEAHHCTFAFTVDGEPRALPTLHVRVDDTLYLHGSTGSRPLLAARGPGLPVCVTVTLLDGLVYARSQFHHSANYRSVVAHGTARLVTDETEKRAAMTALVDKLGAGRAADSRPPTRRELAETAVLALPLREVSVKARLGGVADDPEDLDLPHWAGVVPLRHTPGVPEPDAGVTAPVPGYLRAPRSPWLTPAVLRGAHVVLEPLDHAHVDGLLAAGADPEVWRHLGNRQPTDHAGMAAIVTDALRAHERGDRVPWVQRCARTGAIAGTTSYYEIDEVNRSVAIGHTWLGREHWRTGINTEAKLLLLERAFDVLGTRRVVWHTDLRNERSQAAIGRLGARREGVLRNHRRRPDGTWRDTVQFAMIDDEWPNAQVRLRESLRPATPPG; from the coding sequence ATGGGCGACTACCCGCAGACCCCGAGAACCACCGCCAACCGCATCCGGGACCGGATCGCGTACGGGCGCGCCACCGCGCACGCGATCCTCGACGAGGCCCACCACTGCACCTTCGCCTTCACCGTGGACGGCGAACCACGGGCGCTGCCCACCCTGCACGTACGCGTCGACGACACGCTCTACCTGCACGGCTCCACCGGCAGCCGGCCGCTGCTCGCCGCCCGGGGCCCCGGGCTGCCGGTCTGCGTCACCGTCACCCTGCTCGACGGCCTCGTCTACGCCCGCTCCCAGTTCCACCACAGCGCCAACTACCGCTCCGTCGTCGCGCACGGCACCGCCCGCCTGGTCACCGACGAGACCGAGAAGCGGGCCGCGATGACCGCGCTGGTCGACAAGCTGGGCGCCGGCCGGGCCGCCGACAGCCGCCCGCCGACCCGCCGGGAACTCGCCGAGACGGCCGTACTCGCCCTGCCGCTGCGCGAGGTGTCGGTCAAGGCCCGCCTCGGCGGCGTCGCCGACGACCCCGAAGACCTCGACCTGCCGCACTGGGCGGGTGTGGTACCGCTGCGCCACACGCCCGGCGTGCCCGAGCCCGACGCCGGGGTCACCGCACCGGTCCCCGGCTACCTGCGGGCACCCCGGTCCCCGTGGCTGACCCCGGCCGTACTGCGCGGCGCGCACGTCGTACTCGAACCGCTGGACCACGCGCACGTCGACGGGCTGCTCGCCGCCGGCGCCGACCCCGAGGTGTGGCGCCACCTGGGCAACCGGCAGCCGACCGACCACGCCGGCATGGCCGCGATCGTCACCGACGCGCTGCGCGCCCACGAGCGCGGCGACCGGGTGCCGTGGGTGCAGCGCTGCGCGCGGACCGGCGCGATCGCCGGCACCACGTCGTACTACGAGATCGACGAGGTCAACCGGTCCGTCGCCATCGGTCACACCTGGCTCGGCCGCGAACACTGGCGTACCGGCATCAACACCGAGGCCAAGCTGCTGCTGCTCGAGCGGGCCTTCGACGTACTCGGGACCCGGCGGGTGGTCTGGCACACCGACCTGCGCAACGAGCGCTCGCAGGCGGCCATCGGCCGGCTCGGCGCCCGCCGCGAGGGGGTGCTGCGCAACCACCGGCGCCGGCCCGACGGAACGTGGCGGGACACCGTCCAGTTCGCCATGATCGACGACGAGTGGCCAAACGCACAGGTCAGGCTGCGGGAATCGCTTCGCCCCGCGACCCCGCCGGGGTGA
- a CDS encoding aminotransferase class I/II-fold pyridoxal phosphate-dependent enzyme, whose translation MAAQYQPTGTTAAGISASIEAGIRDGDLLPGAPLPAVRALAADLGVSPATVASAYRTLRQRGVVETAGRGGTRIRPRPPVATTRSALRPAVPAGVLDLSAGDPDRRLLPPLPTVAPADPLGYADGGVLPELADLARARLAADGVDATALTLTNGALDGIDRLLAAHLRPGDRVGVEDPGWANLLDLVAALGLEPVPVRVDGDGPTVAGLRRALAAGIRALIVTTRAHNPTGAAVTMARAAALRDVLAGHPDLLLVEDDHAGELASVALAPLAGATWTWAFLRSVSKPYGPDLRLAVLAGDEATVARVAGRMRIGAGWVSTLLQRTVAGLWRDPATGRRIVAARDSYDRRRAALVAALAARGVPATGHTGINVWIPVPDETRAVTTLRDSGYAVAPGSLFRLASPPGVRITVTPLDDADIPGLAAAVAAAVDSPTPPAFSA comes from the coding sequence GTGGCAGCACAATATCAGCCGACCGGCACCACGGCCGCCGGGATTTCGGCCAGCATCGAGGCCGGGATCCGTGACGGTGACCTGCTCCCGGGCGCCCCGCTACCGGCCGTACGCGCCCTCGCCGCCGACCTCGGAGTCAGCCCGGCCACGGTCGCCAGCGCCTACCGCACCCTGCGTCAGCGCGGCGTCGTCGAGACCGCGGGCCGGGGCGGCACCCGGATCCGGCCCCGGCCACCGGTCGCCACCACCCGCTCGGCGCTGCGTCCCGCCGTACCGGCCGGGGTCCTCGACCTGTCCGCCGGCGACCCCGACCGGCGGCTGCTGCCGCCGCTGCCGACCGTGGCGCCGGCCGACCCGCTCGGCTATGCGGACGGCGGCGTACTGCCGGAACTCGCCGACCTCGCCCGCGCCCGGCTCGCCGCCGACGGTGTCGACGCCACCGCGCTCACCCTGACCAACGGCGCCCTCGACGGCATCGACCGGCTGCTCGCCGCCCACCTGCGTCCCGGCGACCGGGTCGGCGTCGAGGACCCCGGCTGGGCCAACCTGCTCGACCTGGTCGCCGCCCTCGGTCTGGAACCCGTCCCGGTCCGGGTCGACGGTGACGGCCCGACCGTCGCAGGGCTGCGCCGGGCACTGGCCGCCGGGATCCGCGCCCTGATCGTCACCACCCGCGCCCACAACCCGACCGGGGCCGCCGTCACCATGGCCCGGGCCGCCGCCCTGCGCGACGTCCTCGCCGGCCACCCCGACCTGCTGCTCGTCGAGGACGACCACGCCGGCGAACTCGCGTCCGTGGCCCTGGCACCGCTCGCCGGGGCGACCTGGACCTGGGCCTTCCTGCGGTCGGTGAGCAAGCCGTACGGGCCCGACCTGCGGCTGGCCGTGCTCGCCGGCGACGAGGCGACGGTCGCCCGGGTCGCCGGCCGGATGCGGATCGGCGCCGGCTGGGTGTCGACGCTGCTGCAACGTACCGTCGCGGGGCTGTGGCGCGACCCGGCGACCGGCCGCCGGATCGTCGCGGCCCGGGACAGCTACGACCGGCGGCGCGCCGCCCTCGTCGCCGCGCTCGCCGCCCGTGGCGTGCCGGCCACCGGCCACACCGGCATCAACGTCTGGATCCCGGTGCCCGACGAGACCCGGGCGGTGACCACGTTGCGCGACAGCGGGTACGCCGTCGCGCCCGGCTCGCTCTTCCGCCTCGCCAGCCCGCCCGGGGTCCGGATCACCGTCACCCCACTCGACGACGCGGACATTCCCGGGCTCGCCGCCGCCGTCGCCGCGGCGGTCGACTCGCCGACCCCACCGGCCTTCAGCGCGTGA
- a CDS encoding UdgX family uracil-DNA binding protein (This protein belongs to the uracil DNA glycosylase superfamily, members of which act in excision repair of DNA. However, it belongs more specifically to UdgX branch, whose founding member was found to bind uracil in DNA (where it does not belong), without cleaving it, appears to promote DNA repair by a pathway involving RecA, rather than base excision.), translated as MSRTETASGAQPYVPPASASLDEVRAAAPNCRGCELYEPATQVVFGRGDAHARVVFVGEQPGDVEDQRGLPFVGPAGHLLRRAVDAAGIDPAHLYITNAVKHFRFEMRGKRRIHQTPDQTHIVACRPWLVAEFARLRPEIVVVLGATAAKALLGPSFRVTRSRGELLPWPASAPNPGDFPVEPARLVATIHPSAVLRADNQEIAFDGLVADLKVVAQALAA; from the coding sequence ATGTCCCGCACCGAAACCGCCTCCGGCGCGCAACCGTACGTCCCGCCCGCCTCCGCCAGCCTCGACGAGGTACGCGCCGCCGCCCCGAACTGCCGCGGCTGCGAACTCTACGAGCCGGCCACCCAGGTCGTCTTCGGCCGGGGCGACGCCCACGCCCGGGTGGTTTTCGTCGGCGAGCAGCCCGGCGACGTCGAGGACCAGCGCGGCCTGCCGTTCGTCGGGCCGGCCGGGCACCTGCTGCGCCGGGCGGTCGACGCGGCCGGCATCGACCCGGCACACCTCTACATCACCAACGCCGTCAAGCACTTCCGCTTCGAGATGCGCGGCAAGCGGCGGATCCACCAGACCCCCGACCAGACCCACATCGTGGCCTGCCGGCCCTGGCTGGTCGCCGAGTTCGCCCGGCTCCGGCCGGAGATCGTCGTCGTGCTCGGCGCGACGGCGGCCAAGGCACTGCTGGGGCCGTCGTTCCGGGTCACCCGGTCACGGGGCGAACTGCTGCCCTGGCCGGCGTCGGCGCCGAACCCCGGGGACTTCCCGGTCGAGCCGGCCCGGCTGGTGGCCACCATCCATCCGTCGGCGGTGCTGCGCGCCGACAACCAGGAGATCGCGTTCGACGGCCTGGTCGCCGACCTGAAGGTGGTGGCGCAGGCACTCGCCGCCTGA
- a CDS encoding MFS transporter, with product MSMIGDPAPVDVPRVQRRTLRLLFGTQIVGGIGTTIGISVGALLAARLAGTSVSGLAASASVVGGALLAVPVTRIMGVHGRRPGLVTAYLTGALGALLVVAAAVTGWVPLLFAGMLLFGGGSAANLQARYTAVDLAEPARRGRQLSVIVWATTIGAVAAPNFAALADRAVGGLALPPLSGPFVFSAVAFAVAGGVLLVLLRPDPLLTARRIAAAGASATAPAGSPATAPAGSPAPAPRSPVTPTTAASAPAASTAASVPAGSASAAPAGSAPPAASASAAPADSPAAAGPAPAAPAAIGMRTAWRVVAARPAARLGVAAVAVGHLVMVGVMAMTPVHLGESHGDADVLRIVGIVLSAHIAGMYALAPVVGWLTDRLGRRPVILGGVGLLVAACAVAGTAGHDTVRLVVGLVLLGLGWSATMVAGSTLLSESVPVEVRPATQGLSDLLMGLAGASAGAASGFIVEAAGYPVLNLLAAIATVPLTALALRVRVLR from the coding sequence ATGTCCATGATCGGCGACCCGGCGCCGGTGGACGTGCCCCGGGTCCAGCGCCGCACGCTCCGGCTGCTGTTCGGCACCCAGATCGTCGGCGGGATCGGCACCACCATCGGCATCTCGGTCGGTGCGCTGCTCGCCGCCCGGCTGGCCGGCACCAGCGTCTCCGGGCTGGCCGCCAGCGCCAGCGTCGTCGGCGGCGCGCTGCTCGCCGTACCGGTCACCCGGATCATGGGCGTCCACGGGCGGCGACCGGGCCTGGTGACGGCGTATCTGACCGGTGCGCTCGGCGCCCTGCTCGTGGTCGCCGCCGCGGTCACCGGGTGGGTGCCCCTCCTGTTTGCCGGCATGCTGCTCTTCGGCGGTGGGTCGGCCGCCAACCTCCAGGCCCGGTACACCGCCGTCGACCTCGCCGAGCCGGCCCGCCGGGGACGTCAGCTCTCGGTGATCGTCTGGGCGACCACGATCGGCGCGGTGGCCGCACCCAACTTCGCCGCGCTGGCCGACCGCGCCGTCGGCGGGCTCGCGCTGCCGCCGCTGTCCGGCCCGTTCGTGTTCAGCGCGGTCGCGTTCGCCGTCGCCGGCGGCGTACTGCTGGTCCTGCTGCGGCCCGACCCGCTGCTCACCGCCCGCCGGATCGCGGCCGCCGGGGCCTCGGCCACCGCGCCCGCCGGATCCCCGGCCACCGCGCCCGCCGGATCCCCCGCCCCGGCTCCCCGGTCCCCGGTCACCCCGACCACCGCCGCTTCCGCGCCCGCCGCTTCCACCGCCGCTTCCGTGCCCGCCGGTTCCGCTTCCGCCGCGCCCGCTGGTTCCGCCCCGCCCGCCGCTTCCGCTTCCGCCGCGCCCGCCGATTCGCCGGCCGCCGCCGGACCCGCGCCCGCCGCGCCCGCCGCGATCGGGATGCGTACGGCGTGGCGGGTGGTCGCGGCCCGGCCGGCGGCCCGGCTCGGGGTGGCCGCGGTCGCGGTCGGTCACCTGGTCATGGTCGGCGTGATGGCGATGACCCCGGTGCACCTCGGTGAGTCGCACGGCGATGCCGACGTGCTGCGGATCGTCGGGATCGTGCTCAGCGCCCACATCGCCGGCATGTACGCGCTCGCGCCGGTGGTCGGCTGGCTGACCGACCGGCTCGGCCGTCGGCCGGTCATCCTCGGCGGCGTCGGCCTGCTGGTCGCGGCGTGCGCGGTGGCCGGCACCGCCGGACACGACACCGTCCGGCTGGTCGTCGGCCTGGTCCTGCTCGGCCTCGGCTGGTCGGCGACCATGGTCGCCGGTTCGACACTGTTGTCGGAGTCGGTCCCGGTCGAGGTGCGGCCCGCCACCCAGGGACTGTCCGACCTGTTGATGGGACTGGCGGGCGCGTCGGCCGGCGCGGCGAGCGGGTTTATCGTGGAGGCCGCCGGATACCCGGTGCTCAATCTGCTCGCCGCGATCGCCACCGTCCCGCTGACGGCGCTGGCGCTGCGCGTCCGGGTTCTGCGCTGA
- a CDS encoding DUF3046 domain-containing protein gives MRLTEFWGRLEETFGPAYARSIAADQVLAQLGGRTIDQAIAEGVETLRVWRAVCAAYPDRVPARLR, from the coding sequence GTGCGGTTGACCGAGTTCTGGGGCCGCCTGGAGGAGACGTTCGGGCCGGCCTACGCCCGTAGCATCGCCGCCGACCAGGTGCTGGCGCAGCTCGGCGGCCGGACCATCGACCAGGCGATCGCCGAGGGCGTCGAGACGCTCCGGGTGTGGCGGGCGGTGTGCGCCGCGTATCCCGACCGCGTACCCGCGCGACTACGCTGA
- the recA gene encoding recombinase RecA produces MAAGPDREKALDLALAQIDKQFGKGSVMRLGERPVVQTAVIPTGSIALDVALGVGGLPRGRVVEVYGPESSGKTTVALHAVANAQRAGGIAAFIDAEHALDPEYAKALGVDTDAMLVSQPDTGEQALEIADMLIRSGALDIIVIDSVAALVPRAEIEGEMGDSHVGLQARLMSQALRKITGVLNSTGTTAIFINQLREKIGVMFGSPETTTGGRALKFYASVRLDVRRIESLKDGTDVVGNRTRVKVVKNKVAAPFKQAEFDIMYGKGISREGSLIDVGVEQSIIRKSGAWYTYDGDQLGQGKEKAREFLRENPDVAAEIEKKILEKLGVGAGAIDAASGPELPPVDF; encoded by the coding sequence ATGGCGGCAGGACCTGACCGGGAGAAGGCGCTAGACCTCGCTCTCGCGCAGATCGACAAGCAGTTCGGCAAGGGCTCGGTGATGCGGCTGGGGGAGCGGCCGGTCGTCCAGACGGCGGTGATCCCGACCGGGTCGATCGCGCTCGACGTGGCGCTCGGTGTGGGTGGTCTGCCCCGCGGCCGGGTCGTCGAGGTCTACGGGCCGGAGTCCAGCGGTAAGACGACCGTGGCGCTGCACGCGGTGGCCAACGCCCAGCGGGCCGGCGGTATCGCCGCCTTCATCGACGCCGAGCACGCGCTCGACCCGGAATACGCCAAGGCGCTCGGGGTCGACACCGACGCGATGCTGGTCTCCCAGCCCGACACCGGTGAGCAGGCGCTGGAGATCGCCGACATGCTGATCCGCTCCGGCGCGCTGGACATCATCGTCATCGACTCGGTCGCCGCCCTGGTGCCGCGCGCCGAGATCGAGGGCGAGATGGGCGACAGCCACGTCGGTCTCCAGGCCCGGCTGATGAGCCAGGCGCTGCGGAAGATTACCGGTGTGCTGAACAGCACCGGCACGACCGCGATCTTCATCAACCAGCTCCGCGAGAAGATCGGCGTCATGTTCGGCAGCCCGGAGACCACCACCGGTGGTCGGGCACTGAAGTTCTACGCCTCGGTCCGGCTCGACGTGCGGCGTATCGAGAGTCTCAAGGACGGCACCGACGTCGTCGGCAACCGCACCCGGGTCAAGGTCGTCAAGAACAAGGTGGCCGCGCCGTTCAAGCAGGCCGAGTTCGACATCATGTACGGCAAGGGCATCTCCCGCGAGGGCTCCCTGATCGACGTGGGCGTGGAGCAGAGCATCATCCGTAAGTCCGGTGCGTGGTACACGTACGACGGCGACCAGCTCGGCCAGGGCAAGGAGAAGGCCCGCGAGTTCCTGCGGGAGAACCCCGACGTCGCCGCCGAGATCGAGAAGAAGATCCTCGAGAAGCTCGGTGTCGGCGCGGGTGCCATCGACGCGGCGAGCGGCCCGGAGCTGCCGCCGGTCGACTTCTGA
- a CDS encoding regulatory protein RecX, whose amino-acid sequence MAGRRRGARSGRGWDAAPPRTDAPSARRPRRGRARPTDADDGLEPALDEHGWPEGATTTPPVVEPSRSPRDEAEAAREICLRQLATRPRTRAELATALSRRGISEETIAAVLDRYDEVGMIDDAAFARAWVASRHHGRGLARRALANELRQRGVDTETANEALGELDEVTEAETARVLVDRKLRTARGEPDAVFRRLVGMLARKGYPPGVAIRAVKEALAAQSAEAAEFAEHIDDDALADE is encoded by the coding sequence ATGGCTGGACGACGGCGAGGCGCCCGTTCGGGGCGGGGATGGGATGCCGCCCCGCCCCGGACGGACGCGCCCTCCGCCCGGCGACCCCGCCGGGGCCGGGCCCGCCCCACCGACGCCGACGACGGCCTCGAGCCGGCACTCGACGAGCACGGCTGGCCGGAAGGTGCCACGACGACCCCGCCGGTCGTCGAGCCGTCCCGGTCACCTCGTGACGAGGCCGAGGCGGCCCGCGAGATCTGTTTGCGACAACTCGCCACCCGTCCGCGCACCCGCGCCGAGTTGGCCACGGCGCTGAGCCGCCGGGGCATCTCCGAGGAGACCATCGCCGCCGTCCTCGACCGCTACGACGAGGTCGGCATGATCGACGACGCGGCGTTCGCCCGGGCCTGGGTGGCGAGCCGCCACCACGGGCGCGGGCTGGCCCGGCGGGCCCTGGCCAACGAACTGCGCCAGCGGGGCGTCGACACCGAAACGGCCAACGAGGCGTTGGGCGAGTTGGACGAGGTGACCGAGGCGGAGACGGCTCGCGTGCTGGTCGACCGCAAGCTGCGTACGGCCCGGGGCGAGCCCGACGCGGTGTTCCGCCGCCTGGTCGGGATGCTGGCCCGCAAGGGCTACCCGCCGGGCGTGGCGATTCGCGCGGTCAAGGAGGCGCTGGCCGCGCAGAGTGCCGAGGCCGCCGAGTTCGCCGAGCACATCGACGACGACGCGCTCGCCGACGAGTAG
- the rny gene encoding ribonuclease Y: MTWVLLVAIILLAAIVVVGLVLGARALRQLRVAQPAPPPTDDPAYVAEKDRQQQSLAALRSAADEATSTVDEAKSAAAAARAETAAAKAEANSARAEARRVLDSARAEADTVLERAHRQAEADAEQVRAAARRSGEREIALLATTTKEQAAEVERRALRMDERERLHSEEVDRLTERERRLAAADAELVAREAALATREAALTEAEERQRRELERIAGLTAEVARTELVDAIEGQAKREAALLVRDIEADARSTAEQRARHIVVDAIQRVASDQTAESVVSVLHLPGDEMKGRIIGREGRNIRAFESVTGVNLIIDDTPEAVLLSCFDPVRREIGRLTLEKLVLDGRIHPHRIEEVFDTAKHEVERLCQRAAEDALVEVGITEMHPELVTLLGRLRYRTSYGQNVLKHLVETAHIAGVMAAELRLDIPTIKRCAFLHDIGKALTHEVEGSHALIGADVARKYGETEEVVHAIEAHHNEVLPQTIEAVLTQASDACSGGRPGARRESLESYVKRLERIEEIAGGKSGVEKVFAMQAGREIRVMVKPDDIDDIGAAVLARDVAKQIEEELTYPGQIRVTVVRESRVTEIAR, encoded by the coding sequence ATGACCTGGGTCCTGCTTGTTGCGATCATCCTCCTTGCCGCCATCGTGGTCGTCGGTCTCGTCCTCGGCGCCCGCGCCCTGCGCCAGCTCCGCGTCGCCCAACCTGCCCCGCCGCCCACCGACGATCCGGCGTACGTGGCCGAGAAGGACCGCCAGCAGCAGTCGCTGGCGGCGCTGCGGTCCGCCGCCGACGAGGCGACCTCCACCGTCGACGAGGCCAAGTCGGCCGCCGCGGCCGCCCGTGCCGAGACGGCCGCGGCCAAGGCGGAGGCCAACTCGGCACGGGCGGAGGCCCGCCGGGTCCTCGACTCGGCCCGGGCAGAGGCCGACACCGTGCTCGAACGGGCCCACCGCCAGGCCGAGGCCGACGCGGAGCAGGTACGGGCCGCGGCCCGGCGCAGCGGCGAACGCGAGATCGCCCTGTTGGCGACGACGACCAAGGAACAGGCCGCCGAGGTCGAACGGCGGGCGCTGCGGATGGACGAGCGGGAGCGTCTGCACAGCGAGGAGGTCGACCGGCTCACCGAGCGGGAACGCCGGCTGGCGGCCGCGGACGCCGAACTGGTCGCCCGGGAGGCCGCGTTGGCCACCCGAGAGGCGGCGCTGACCGAGGCGGAGGAGCGGCAGCGGCGCGAGCTGGAACGGATCGCCGGCCTGACCGCCGAGGTCGCCCGGACCGAGCTCGTCGACGCGATCGAGGGGCAGGCGAAGCGGGAGGCCGCACTTCTCGTACGTGACATCGAGGCCGACGCCCGCAGCACCGCCGAGCAGCGGGCCCGACACATCGTCGTCGACGCGATCCAGCGGGTCGCCAGTGACCAGACCGCCGAGAGCGTGGTCAGTGTGCTGCATCTGCCGGGCGACGAGATGAAGGGGCGGATCATCGGCCGGGAGGGTCGCAACATCCGCGCCTTCGAGTCGGTCACCGGCGTCAACCTGATCATCGACGACACCCCCGAGGCGGTGCTGCTCTCCTGCTTCGACCCGGTACGCCGGGAGATCGGCCGGCTGACCCTGGAGAAGCTGGTGCTCGACGGGCGGATCCACCCGCACCGTATCGAGGAGGTCTTCGACACCGCGAAGCACGAGGTGGAGCGGCTGTGCCAGCGGGCCGCCGAGGACGCGCTGGTCGAGGTCGGCATCACCGAGATGCACCCGGAACTGGTGACGTTGCTGGGCCGGCTGCGCTACCGCACGTCGTACGGGCAGAACGTGCTCAAGCACCTCGTCGAGACGGCGCACATCGCCGGGGTGATGGCGGCCGAGCTGCGGCTCGACATCCCGACGATCAAGCGGTGCGCGTTCCTGCACGACATCGGCAAGGCGCTCACCCACGAGGTCGAGGGCAGCCACGCCCTGATCGGCGCCGACGTGGCCCGCAAGTACGGCGAGACCGAAGAGGTGGTCCACGCGATCGAGGCGCACCACAACGAGGTGCTGCCGCAGACGATCGAGGCGGTGCTGACCCAGGCGTCGGACGCCTGCTCGGGTGGCCGGCCGGGCGCCCGGCGGGAGAGCCTGGAGTCGTACGTCAAGCGGCTGGAGCGGATCGAGGAGATCGCCGGCGGCAAGTCCGGGGTGGAGAAGGTCTTCGCGATGCAGGCCGGCCGGGAGATCCGGGTGATGGTGAAGCCGGACGACATCGACGACATCGGGGCGGCGGTGCTGGCCCGCGACGTGGCCAAGCAGATCGAGGAAGAGCTGACCTATCCGGGGCAGATCCGGGTGACGGTCGTCCGCGAGTCCCGGGTCACCGAGATCGCCCGCTGA
- a CDS encoding LysE family translocator — MTWSSYLSYVAFAAVLVLVPGADFAVIVKNTLAGGARRGRWSAAGVASSNAVQGLAAVAGLGAVIVHYQPLFQAIKWAGIGYLVYLAIQTFRSAWAGRYAAVPGGAGPVPGPGRAAQARAGWRQGFLSNITNPKVLVFYLAVLPQFIGPSTPLPVLLVVGLSHALLSLTYLLVVVTGLHRVRGIIGRRRIRRALDAVTGTLLLGFGVRLAAEQT; from the coding sequence GTGACCTGGTCTTCCTACCTCTCGTACGTCGCCTTCGCCGCCGTCCTCGTCCTGGTGCCGGGCGCGGACTTCGCGGTGATCGTCAAGAACACGCTGGCCGGTGGCGCCCGCCGGGGACGCTGGAGCGCCGCCGGGGTGGCCAGTTCCAACGCTGTCCAGGGGTTGGCCGCCGTCGCCGGCCTCGGTGCGGTGATCGTGCACTACCAGCCGCTCTTCCAGGCGATCAAGTGGGCCGGCATCGGCTACCTGGTGTACCTGGCGATCCAGACGTTCCGGTCGGCGTGGGCGGGCCGGTACGCGGCCGTACCGGGCGGCGCCGGTCCGGTCCCGGGGCCCGGCCGGGCGGCGCAGGCGCGGGCCGGCTGGCGGCAGGGCTTCCTGTCCAACATCACCAATCCGAAGGTGCTGGTCTTCTACCTGGCGGTGCTGCCGCAGTTCATCGGCCCGTCGACACCGCTGCCGGTCCTGCTGGTGGTCGGGTTGAGTCACGCGCTGCTGTCGCTGACGTACCTGCTGGTGGTCGTGACCGGCCTGCACCGGGTGCGCGGGATCATCGGCCGGCGTCGGATCCGCCGGGCGCTGGACGCGGTGACCGGCACGCTCCTGCTCGGCTTCGGCGTCCGGCTGGCCGCCGAGCAGACCTGA